In Paenibacillus ihbetae, the following are encoded in one genomic region:
- a CDS encoding PLP-dependent aminotransferase family protein has product MWGFELRRDIEIPLKRQIYLEIKEQIVAGRLRAGEALPSTRQLAEELKVSRNTVNEAFDMLLAEGFVVSRQGSPTRIADGAAVHTEKKEMPRQREHQGVSFLVDFRTGQPDLGSFPKYLWQQISIKASREMPDDMLGYTGPQGLPSLRYEISSWLYRSKGLAVDPLDIFITAGATHALSVIAHLLYQPEQAIIVEDPTNIEMLQSFINKGYDVKRVPVDECGLITDKLPSNSGPIYVTPSHQFPLGGILPADRRAALIRFARGQGSYIVEDDYDSEFRYDGDPVSPLYAMDPDRVIYIGTFSKVLFPALRIGYVILPHCLQERWRYLRTHTDVQNPPFEQAALAEFLRTRKFDRHIRNMRKLYRERRQALMTALKRSFGDRWHPWGDAAGLHLAIEFENMCFDSSFKDKCRSNRIRITPVEYHAIAKGFHANKLLFGYGHLEPQQIEEGVAALKAFLLAQGYMPSARQVPL; this is encoded by the coding sequence ATGTGGGGATTTGAATTGCGGCGAGACATCGAGATTCCGTTAAAACGGCAAATTTATCTGGAAATAAAAGAGCAAATCGTTGCCGGAAGGCTTCGCGCAGGGGAAGCCCTTCCTTCCACCCGCCAGTTGGCAGAGGAACTGAAGGTGTCCCGAAATACGGTAAATGAGGCTTTTGACATGCTGTTGGCCGAAGGATTCGTTGTAAGCCGGCAGGGATCACCGACAAGAATCGCGGACGGCGCAGCTGTCCATACGGAGAAAAAGGAGATGCCACGGCAGCGCGAGCATCAGGGCGTTTCCTTCCTGGTCGATTTCCGTACTGGCCAACCGGATCTAGGAAGCTTCCCGAAATACTTATGGCAGCAAATCTCGATCAAGGCTTCCCGCGAGATGCCTGACGATATGCTCGGGTATACCGGCCCCCAGGGACTGCCAAGCTTGCGTTACGAAATATCCTCCTGGCTGTACCGGAGTAAAGGGCTGGCGGTCGATCCGCTGGATATTTTCATAACGGCAGGCGCAACCCATGCCTTGAGTGTCATTGCCCATCTGTTGTATCAGCCAGAACAGGCGATTATCGTCGAGGATCCGACGAACATCGAAATGCTCCAGTCGTTCATCAATAAAGGTTATGATGTGAAGCGGGTTCCTGTGGATGAGTGTGGCTTGATAACGGACAAGCTGCCAAGCAACAGCGGCCCCATCTATGTGACTCCCTCGCATCAATTCCCGCTTGGCGGAATATTGCCTGCCGATCGTCGGGCAGCCTTGATTCGGTTTGCAAGGGGACAAGGCAGCTACATCGTAGAGGATGATTACGACAGTGAATTTCGGTATGACGGAGACCCGGTTTCGCCGCTCTATGCGATGGATCCGGATCGCGTGATCTATATCGGAACGTTCAGCAAAGTGCTGTTTCCTGCCCTTCGCATCGGTTATGTCATTCTCCCGCATTGCCTCCAAGAGCGATGGCGTTATTTGCGCACGCATACGGATGTCCAGAACCCTCCTTTTGAGCAAGCGGCTTTAGCCGAATTTTTGCGAACGCGGAAATTTGACAGGCATATTCGAAACATGCGCAAGCTGTACCGTGAACGGAGACAGGCGCTTATGACGGCATTAAAGAGGTCGTTCGGCGATCGTTGGCACCCATGGGGCGATGCCGCCGGCCTGCATCTTGCCATCGAATTCGAGAACATGTGTTTCGATTCGTCCTTTAAAGACAAGTGCAGGAGTAACCGGATCCGGATCACGCCCGTCGAATACCATGCGATTGCCAAAGGATTCCACGCCAATAAACTGTTATTCGGCTATGGTCACCTGGAACCGCAGCAAATCGAAGAAGGTGTGGCAGCGCTGAAAGCATTTCTGCTTGCCCAGGGATATATGCCATCCGCCCGTCAGGTTCCCCTTTAA